The Sphaerospermopsis torques-reginae ITEP-024 genome has a window encoding:
- a CDS encoding RNA-guided endonuclease InsQ/TnpB family protein, with amino-acid sequence MLLSIKTKLKLNKTQEIFMAKHAGIARFTYNWGLATWQDLYKDGLKPNKYILKKFFNNHVKPELAWIKEKGICQKITQYAFDSLGEAFQRFFKGQSQYPNFKKKGKNDSFTIDAGGKPIPVGGTSIKLPTIGWVKTYEGLPHTTCKSIIISRTADSWYIAFSYEQECQPTIKNHAVVGVDLGVKELATLSTGVIFPNPKHYKQNLAKLQRLSKVYCRKAKGSNNKHKAKIKLARHHARIANLRKDTLHKLTTYLCKNHAKIVVEDLNVSGMLSNHKLAQAIADCGFHEFKRQLEYKAKKFGCEIIIADRFYPSSKTCSHCGHRKDSLSLSERIYHCENCSFEMDRDLNAAINLSRLAKA; translated from the coding sequence ATGCTTTTATCTATCAAAACAAAACTCAAGTTAAACAAAACCCAGGAAATATTCATGGCTAAACACGCTGGTATAGCAAGGTTTACCTATAATTGGGGTTTAGCTACTTGGCAGGATTTGTACAAAGATGGATTAAAGCCAAACAAATACATCCTCAAGAAATTCTTTAATAATCATGTAAAACCTGAATTGGCATGGATTAAAGAAAAAGGTATTTGCCAGAAAATCACTCAATACGCCTTTGATAGTTTAGGTGAAGCTTTTCAAAGATTCTTTAAAGGACAGTCTCAATATCCTAACTTCAAAAAGAAAGGAAAAAATGATAGTTTTACAATTGATGCAGGTGGTAAACCAATTCCTGTAGGTGGTACATCAATAAAACTACCGACAATTGGATGGGTAAAAACTTATGAAGGATTACCTCACACCACCTGTAAAAGTATTATTATTTCCAGGACTGCTGATAGTTGGTATATAGCCTTTTCTTATGAACAAGAATGTCAACCAACTATCAAAAACCATGCTGTTGTTGGTGTTGATTTAGGAGTCAAGGAACTAGCTACACTAAGCACTGGTGTTATATTTCCTAATCCTAAACACTATAAACAGAATCTAGCTAAACTACAAAGATTATCCAAAGTCTATTGTAGAAAAGCTAAAGGTTCAAACAATAAGCATAAAGCTAAAATTAAACTGGCTAGACATCATGCAAGAATAGCAAACCTGAGAAAAGATACTCTTCATAAACTTACTACTTACTTATGCAAAAACCACGCCAAGATAGTAGTAGAAGATTTGAATGTTTCAGGGATGTTATCAAACCATAAATTAGCCCAAGCAATAGCTGATTGTGGGTTTCATGAGTTTAAGCGTCAGCTAGAATATAAAGCTAAAAAGTTTGGTTGTGAAATTATAATTGCTGATAGATTTTATCCATCAAGTAAAACCTGTTCTCACTGTGGACATAGAAAAGATAGTCTTTCTTTATCTGAAAGAATTTATCACTGCGAGAACTGTAGTTTTGAGATGGATAGGGATCTGAATGCTGCAATTAATTTATCGCGTTTGGCTAAAGCGTGA
- a CDS encoding DUF29 domain-containing protein, which translates to MTQTQVAVSLYEEDYLLWIEDTVNKLRSRDIEELDFDNLIEEIESLGRSDKRELESRLRELLEHILKRKYVNMPDCYRGWVESIIKQRIGIRDLLKDSPSLKPYFAKVFDEAYADALKVVYKSYPQCEFPDTWLFSRDIEAMLNVDFWE; encoded by the coding sequence ATGACACAGACACAAGTTGCAGTATCTTTATATGAGGAAGACTATTTACTGTGGATTGAAGATACAGTCAATAAGTTACGGAGTAGGGATATTGAGGAGTTAGATTTTGATAATCTGATTGAGGAGATAGAGAGTTTGGGGCGATCAGATAAACGAGAACTGGAAAGTAGACTCAGGGAGCTTTTGGAACATATCCTCAAGCGAAAATACGTAAATATGCCAGATTGTTATCGCGGGTGGGTAGAATCAATCATTAAACAAAGAATTGGCATTAGAGATTTATTAAAAGATTCACCTAGCCTCAAACCATATTTTGCAAAAGTGTTTGATGAAGCTTATGCAGATGCTCTCAAAGTTGTTTACAAGAGTTATCCGCAGTGTGAGTTTCCTGATACATGGCTTTTTAGCCGTGATATTGAGGCGATGTTGAATGTGGATTTTTGGGAATAG
- a CDS encoding aminotransferase class V-fold PLP-dependent enzyme, producing MKKETENFKLHAFDFEKFWSLDPEVIFLNHGSFGACPKAVLEVQQRLRQQLEAEPVRFFGRDWEILIDNARSKLAKFIGSDFEDLVFVPNATTGVNAVLRSLNFSPADEILTTNHEYNACRNALDFIASRTGARVVVAKIPFPIASPQEVVTAVMEQVSPKTKLALLDHVTSQTALIFPIQELVKQLQAQGVDTLVDGSHAPGMIPLNLVEIGANYYVGNCHKWLCAPKGAGFLYVQRDQQTKIRPLTISHGANSPRTDKSRFQLEFDWMGTDDPTAYMCVPKAIDFMDSLLPGGWIELMQRNHQMVLAARNLLCEVLEVAPVCPEEMIGSMAVLPIYRKLADWDFMFFHDQLLDRFGIEVPVIPWEGNPRLLIRISAQIYNQLEHYEYLGKVLTQVASEE from the coding sequence ATGAAGAAAGAAACAGAAAATTTCAAACTTCATGCTTTTGATTTTGAGAAGTTCTGGTCACTTGATCCAGAGGTGATATTTCTCAATCATGGGTCTTTTGGTGCTTGTCCAAAAGCGGTTTTGGAGGTTCAGCAAAGATTACGTCAACAGCTAGAAGCTGAACCTGTGAGGTTTTTTGGCCGAGATTGGGAAATATTGATAGATAATGCTAGAAGCAAATTAGCAAAGTTTATTGGTAGTGATTTTGAAGATTTGGTATTTGTGCCGAATGCGACGACAGGGGTGAATGCTGTACTGCGATCGCTGAATTTTTCACCAGCAGACGAAATTCTCACAACTAACCATGAATATAACGCTTGCAGAAATGCCTTAGATTTTATTGCGAGTCGCACAGGTGCGCGGGTGGTGGTGGCTAAAATTCCTTTTCCTATTGCTTCACCGCAGGAAGTAGTGACAGCAGTGATGGAACAGGTTTCACCAAAAACAAAGTTAGCACTGTTAGATCATGTTACTAGCCAAACGGCGTTAATTTTCCCTATTCAAGAGTTAGTTAAGCAGTTGCAAGCACAGGGAGTAGATACCCTGGTTGATGGTTCTCATGCACCGGGGATGATTCCTTTAAATTTAGTGGAAATTGGCGCGAATTATTATGTAGGTAATTGTCATAAATGGTTATGTGCGCCCAAGGGTGCAGGTTTTTTATATGTGCAAAGGGATCAACAAACAAAAATCCGCCCTTTAACAATTAGTCATGGTGCAAATTCTCCCCGAACTGATAAAAGTCGCTTTCAATTAGAATTTGACTGGATGGGTACGGATGATCCGACTGCTTATATGTGCGTACCAAAAGCAATTGATTTTATGGATTCCCTGTTACCTGGTGGGTGGATAGAATTAATGCAGCGTAATCACCAGATGGTTTTAGCAGCGAGAAACTTACTTTGTGAAGTGTTGGAAGTTGCGCCGGTTTGTCCAGAAGAAATGATTGGTTCAATGGCAGTTTTACCAATTTATAGAAAGTTAGCAGATTGGGATTTTATGTTTTTCCATGATCAGTTATTGGATAGATTTGGAATTGAAGTGCCTGTGATACCTTGGGAGGGAAATCCGCGTTTGTTGATCCGGATTTCGGCACAGATTTATAATCAACTTGAGCATTATGAGTATTTGGGTAAAGTCTTAACCCAAGTTGCTAGTGAGGAATAA
- a CDS encoding M56 family metallopeptidase: MHLLMIFIAGAIAYSLRHYAHIPAGNWHLRWRKTLFLFLFPPLLIFMTVTAVFCMGTQGKMGGMSTGSFSYLLSLIFLAIFNILGIKQAFQGWKSVKSARECPQINLAGKSVRLLETKALFAGQMGFWQPELVVSQGLVENLSPEHLESVLAHEQGHYQYRDTFWFFWLGWVRSCTSWLPNTEALWQELLMLRELRADSYAASQVDPLILAESLLLVVSNQTLTSEVCCAALGSSAVDRLEQRIDALLTPTEPTSEMPFQSWHIFLLAFLPLVTVIFHT; encoded by the coding sequence ATGCACCTACTCATGATTTTTATTGCTGGGGCGATCGCCTACAGTTTACGACATTATGCCCACATCCCCGCAGGAAATTGGCATTTAAGATGGCGAAAAACTCTATTTTTATTCCTCTTTCCTCCCTTACTCATCTTCATGACTGTCACCGCTGTGTTTTGCATGGGTACACAGGGGAAAATGGGAGGAATGTCTACAGGTTCTTTTAGCTATCTCCTGTCCTTAATTTTTCTCGCTATTTTCAACATTTTAGGCATTAAACAGGCTTTTCAAGGTTGGAAATCTGTAAAATCTGCCCGTGAATGTCCACAAATCAATCTAGCAGGTAAATCAGTCAGACTCCTAGAAACCAAGGCTTTATTTGCCGGTCAAATGGGATTTTGGCAACCAGAATTAGTAGTCAGTCAAGGATTGGTAGAAAATCTCTCCCCAGAACACCTAGAAAGCGTTCTCGCACACGAACAAGGACATTACCAATATAGGGATACATTCTGGTTTTTTTGGCTCGGCTGGGTGCGTTCTTGTACCTCCTGGTTGCCAAATACAGAAGCACTTTGGCAAGAATTATTAATGTTGCGAGAATTAAGGGCTGATAGTTATGCAGCTTCCCAAGTAGATCCCCTAATTTTAGCGGAATCTTTATTGTTAGTGGTGAGTAACCAAACCCTAACATCAGAAGTTTGTTGTGCAGCTTTAGGTTCTTCTGCTGTTGATCGGTTGGAACAAAGAATAGACGCTTTATTAACACCAACAGAACCAACTTCAGAAATGCCATTCCAATCTTGGCATATTTTTCTATTAGCATTTCTGCCTTTGGTAACGGTGATTTTCCATACCTGA
- a CDS encoding 2-phosphosulfolactate phosphatase family protein produces the protein MKIFVYHTPELTPTEETPECAIAVDVLRATSTMATVLAAGGEAVQVFSDLDQLMAVSEQWPAEKRLRAGERGGAKVAGFELGNSPLDCTAELVQGRRLFISTTNGTRALQRIQQAPIVLAAALINRSAVVKFLLEKQPETIWIVGSGWEGSFSLEDTVCAGAIAHSIWQQTDSSLEEIAGNDEVTSAIALYSQWQNDLLGLFHQASHGKRLLRLECLEDLKYCSQTDILDVLPMQHEAGVLKSQNK, from the coding sequence GTGAAGATATTTGTATATCATACTCCAGAATTAACCCCAACTGAGGAAACGCCAGAATGCGCGATCGCTGTTGATGTCTTGCGAGCCACTAGCACAATGGCGACAGTGTTAGCGGCTGGAGGCGAGGCAGTACAAGTTTTTAGTGATTTAGATCAACTCATGGCAGTGAGTGAACAATGGCCTGCCGAAAAACGATTACGGGCTGGAGAAAGAGGCGGCGCAAAAGTGGCTGGCTTTGAGTTGGGTAACTCTCCCCTAGATTGCACCGCAGAATTAGTACAAGGGCGACGCTTGTTTATCAGTACCACTAATGGTACTCGTGCCTTACAACGCATTCAACAAGCTCCTATTGTTCTGGCAGCAGCTTTAATTAATCGGTCTGCGGTGGTGAAATTTCTCCTGGAAAAACAACCAGAAACCATTTGGATCGTTGGTTCAGGTTGGGAAGGTAGTTTTTCTTTAGAGGATACTGTTTGTGCAGGTGCGATCGCTCATAGTATTTGGCAACAAACCGATTCTTCCCTGGAGGAAATAGCTGGGAATGATGAAGTTACCAGTGCGATCGCTCTTTATTCACAATGGCAAAATGACTTACTGGGATTATTCCATCAAGCTAGTCACGGTAAGCGATTATTACGCCTGGAATGTTTAGAAGATTTAAAATATTGCTCCCAAACCGATATTTTAGATGTTTTACCAATGCAACACGAAGCAGGTGTTTTAAAAAGTCAGAATAAATAA
- a CDS encoding ABC transporter ATP-binding protein, translated as MTAVGIEVNNLNFFWPSGEQVIKSCSLKVPKGEFWMLLGTNGSGKSTLLRLIAGLLAPQSGEIGISPPVGFVFQNPDHQLVMPTVGADVAFGLVEEKLPPAMVKARVEEALGAVNLLSLQRRPIYALSGGQKQRVAIAGAIARHCEVLLLDEPTALLDPDSQLDLVASVRRLVKNRGITALWVTHRLDELNYCDGAFLLERGVLVDAGEAERLKQRLMTIDGESL; from the coding sequence ATGACAGCGGTAGGCATTGAAGTTAATAATTTGAACTTCTTTTGGCCTAGTGGGGAGCAAGTAATTAAATCTTGCTCTCTCAAAGTCCCTAAAGGTGAATTTTGGATGCTTTTGGGTACTAATGGCAGTGGGAAGTCAACTCTTTTAAGATTAATCGCCGGTTTATTAGCTCCGCAGTCTGGGGAAATTGGTATTTCTCCTCCTGTGGGTTTTGTGTTCCAAAATCCTGATCATCAATTAGTTATGCCCACTGTTGGCGCTGATGTGGCTTTTGGGTTGGTGGAGGAAAAGTTGCCACCTGCTATGGTCAAAGCTAGGGTAGAGGAGGCTTTAGGCGCAGTCAATTTACTATCTTTACAACGCAGGCCTATTTATGCACTTTCTGGTGGACAAAAACAGCGTGTGGCAATTGCTGGGGCGATCGCTCGTCACTGTGAAGTTTTATTATTAGATGAACCCACGGCTTTATTAGATCCAGATAGTCAATTAGATTTAGTAGCTAGTGTGCGTCGTTTGGTAAAAAATCGCGGTATTACGGCTTTGTGGGTAACACACCGTTTGGATGAATTAAATTATTGTGATGGCGCGTTTTTATTAGAAAGAGGTGTTTTAGTTGATGCGGGTGAAGCTGAACGTCTCAAACAGCGACTAATGACAATAGATGGGGAATCTTTGTGA
- a CDS encoding M61 family metallopeptidase — protein sequence MNNSKEILGNNQLTHTNVLIHYWVAMPQPENHLFEVTLHLVNYPLPILDLKMPVWTPGSYLVREYAKNLQYFAAFAGSEPLSWRKISKNHWQIEKGDAAEVILRYSVFANELSVRTNHLDASHAYFNGAALFLRIPGWEQQPIHITIVPAKPQWQVTTGLPAVTEEANTFLAADFDTLVDTPFEIGNHDLFHFHVLGKPHELAIWGKGNYKPQKLLKDFHKVVELEAKILGDLPYQKYVFILHLFNQAYGGLEHKNSCSLIYHRFGFHIQDKYERFIQLVAHEFFHLWNVKRIRPKGLEVFDYDQENYTPSLWFCEGTTSYYDLVIPFRAGIYDIKSYFHHVNEEITKYLKTPGRKVQPLAESSFDAWIKLYRQDANSGNSQISYYLKGEMVSLLLDLLIRSLHHNQLSFDDVMRKMWQQFGKEEIGYTPEQLKEVIETVAGTDLTDFFDRYIHGLDELPFNQYLEPFGLKLVEELETEPYLGVRIKTEHCREIIKFVEMGSPAYTAGINAGDELLAIDGIKVGTNQLSERLKDYQPNDTINITVFHQDELRNYSITLAPQHPHKYQLRPVDNPDTTQQENFLGWLGVPLSTIK from the coding sequence ATGAATAATTCAAAAGAAATTCTTGGTAACAATCAATTAACCCATACTAATGTATTAATTCACTATTGGGTAGCAATGCCCCAACCAGAAAATCATCTGTTTGAGGTGACATTACACCTTGTAAACTACCCATTGCCAATTCTTGATTTGAAAATGCCAGTATGGACACCAGGTTCATACTTAGTGCGAGAATACGCTAAGAATTTACAATATTTTGCTGCCTTTGCCGGCTCAGAACCCTTATCCTGGCGAAAAATCAGTAAAAATCACTGGCAGATAGAAAAAGGTGATGCGGCTGAAGTCATCCTGCGTTATAGCGTTTTTGCAAATGAACTATCAGTACGCACAAATCATTTAGATGCTAGTCATGCTTATTTTAACGGTGCGGCGCTGTTTTTGAGAATCCCCGGTTGGGAACAGCAACCAATTCATATAACCATTGTACCAGCAAAACCCCAATGGCAAGTAACCACAGGTTTACCAGCAGTTACAGAAGAAGCCAATACCTTCCTAGCAGCAGATTTTGATACTCTTGTTGATACTCCATTTGAAATTGGTAATCATGATTTGTTTCACTTTCATGTATTAGGAAAACCTCATGAGTTAGCAATTTGGGGAAAAGGAAACTACAAACCGCAAAAACTGCTAAAAGATTTCCATAAAGTCGTTGAATTGGAAGCAAAAATATTGGGGGATTTGCCATATCAAAAATATGTGTTTATACTGCATTTGTTTAACCAAGCTTATGGAGGTTTAGAGCATAAAAACTCTTGCTCATTAATTTATCATCGCTTTGGATTTCATATTCAAGATAAATATGAACGGTTTATCCAATTAGTAGCCCACGAATTTTTTCACCTGTGGAATGTGAAGCGCATTCGCCCCAAAGGATTAGAAGTATTTGATTACGATCAAGAAAACTATACCCCCTCTCTTTGGTTTTGTGAAGGTACTACAAGTTACTATGATTTAGTAATTCCTTTCCGGGCAGGAATTTATGATATTAAATCATACTTTCATCATGTCAATGAAGAAATTACCAAATATCTGAAAACGCCAGGAAGGAAAGTACAACCACTTGCTGAATCTAGTTTTGATGCTTGGATTAAGCTATATCGGCAAGATGCTAATAGTGGTAATTCGCAAATTTCCTATTATTTAAAAGGGGAAATGGTATCACTATTGCTGGATTTGTTAATTCGCTCTCTTCATCATAATCAATTGTCTTTTGATGATGTGATGCGGAAAATGTGGCAGCAATTTGGTAAAGAAGAAATCGGTTATACTCCAGAACAATTAAAGGAGGTAATTGAAACTGTCGCCGGCACAGATTTAACGGATTTCTTTGATCGCTATATTCATGGATTGGATGAGTTACCATTCAATCAATATTTAGAACCTTTTGGTTTAAAATTGGTAGAAGAATTAGAGACAGAACCATATTTAGGTGTGAGAATCAAAACTGAACATTGTCGAGAGATAATTAAATTTGTGGAGATGGGTTCTCCTGCATACACAGCAGGAATTAATGCAGGTGATGAATTATTAGCAATTGATGGTATTAAGGTAGGAACAAATCAGTTAAGTGAACGGTTAAAAGATTACCAACCCAACGATACTATCAACATCACTGTTTTCCACCAAGACGAACTGCGTAACTATTCCATCACCTTAGCACCACAACATCCTCATAAATATCAATTACGTCCAGTGGACAATCCTGATACTACTCAGCAAGAGAACTTTTTAGGTTGGTTGGGTGTGCCATTATCAACTATTAAGTAA
- a CDS encoding IS607 family transposase — MFKPHEFAKKIGVSVKTLQRWDVEGRLPAKRTLSGHRFYTEDDLLITQGLKPVDSKRKVVVYCRVSSSSQKPELRNQVSAMETFCLSRGLAVDDWVSEIGSGLNFKRKKFLSIMLSMLKGEISTIVVAHKDRMCRFAFDFIMELASSVRCQIIVANQESLSPQQELVEDLMAIIHCFSCRLYGLRNYSKEIKDHLKNAIDNPVQDMSDLDSKEIQC; from the coding sequence ATGTTTAAACCTCATGAATTTGCTAAAAAAATCGGAGTTTCAGTCAAGACCTTGCAAAGATGGGATGTTGAAGGAAGACTTCCAGCCAAAAGAACATTGTCGGGGCATCGTTTTTATACTGAAGATGATTTACTGATTACCCAGGGATTAAAACCTGTAGACTCAAAACGAAAAGTAGTTGTTTATTGTAGAGTTTCTTCGAGTAGCCAAAAACCCGAACTCAGAAACCAAGTATCCGCGATGGAAACATTTTGTTTGAGTCGTGGGTTAGCTGTTGATGATTGGGTTTCAGAGATTGGAAGCGGATTAAACTTTAAAAGAAAAAAGTTTTTATCAATTATGTTATCAATGCTTAAAGGCGAAATATCGACAATTGTTGTGGCGCACAAAGACAGAATGTGTCGGTTTGCTTTTGACTTTATTATGGAATTAGCAAGTTCCGTGAGGTGTCAGATCATAGTTGCAAATCAGGAATCTTTATCACCTCAACAAGAATTAGTGGAAGACCTAATGGCAATTATCCACTGCTTTTCTTGTCGATTGTACGGATTGAGGAATTACTCCAAAGAAATCAAGGATCATCTCAAAAATGCTATTGACAACCCTGTACAAGATATGTCAGATTTAGACAGCAAAGAAATACAGTGTTGA
- the psbD gene encoding photosystem II D2 protein (photosystem q(a) protein), producing MTIAVGRAPSRGWFDVLDDWLKRDRFVFVGWSGVLLFPCAFLALGGWLTGTTFVTSWYTHGLASSYLEGANFLTVAVSTPADSMGHSLLFLWGPEAQGDFTRWCQLGGLWPFVALHGAFGLIGFMLRQFEIARLVGIRPYNALAFSGPIAVFVSVFLMYPLGQSSWFFAPSFGVAAIFRFLLFLQGFHNWTLNPFHMMGVAGILGGALLCAIHGATVENTLFEDGEGSNTFPAFNPTQAEETYSMVTANRFWSQIFGIAFSNKRWLHFFMLFVPVTGLWMSSVGIVGLALNLRAYDFVSQELRAAEDPEFETFYTKNILLNEGIRAWMAPQDQPHEQFVFPEEVLPRGNAL from the coding sequence ATGACCATTGCAGTTGGACGCGCCCCGTCAAGAGGGTGGTTTGACGTACTAGACGACTGGTTAAAGCGCGATCGCTTCGTATTCGTAGGTTGGTCAGGTGTTTTATTATTCCCCTGTGCCTTCCTCGCATTAGGCGGTTGGTTAACCGGTACAACCTTCGTTACCTCCTGGTACACCCACGGATTAGCATCCTCCTACTTAGAAGGTGCAAACTTCCTGACAGTAGCAGTATCCACACCCGCAGACAGCATGGGACATTCCCTGTTGTTCCTGTGGGGACCAGAAGCACAAGGTGATTTCACCCGTTGGTGTCAACTCGGTGGTTTATGGCCATTCGTAGCACTGCACGGAGCATTCGGTTTGATTGGCTTCATGTTACGCCAATTTGAAATTGCCAGACTTGTAGGCATTCGTCCTTACAACGCTCTCGCATTTTCCGGTCCCATTGCCGTATTCGTCAGCGTATTCTTGATGTACCCCTTGGGACAATCTAGCTGGTTCTTTGCACCCAGCTTTGGAGTAGCAGCAATCTTCCGTTTCTTATTATTCCTGCAAGGTTTCCACAACTGGACACTCAACCCCTTCCACATGATGGGAGTAGCAGGTATTCTCGGTGGTGCATTACTGTGTGCGATCCACGGTGCAACCGTAGAAAACACCTTATTTGAAGACGGCGAAGGTTCAAACACATTCCCCGCATTCAATCCTACCCAAGCAGAAGAAACCTATTCAATGGTGACAGCAAACCGTTTCTGGTCACAGATTTTCGGTATCGCTTTCTCCAACAAACGCTGGTTACACTTCTTCATGTTGTTTGTACCCGTAACCGGGTTGTGGATGAGTTCAGTAGGTATCGTTGGTTTAGCATTAAACCTGCGGGCTTATGACTTCGTTTCCCAAGAATTACGGGCAGCAGAAGACCCAGAATTTGAAACCTTCTATACCAAAAACATTTTGTTGAACGAGGGTATCCGCGCTTGGATGGCTCCTCAAGACCAACCCCACGAACAATTTGTATTCCCTGAAGAAGTATTACCACGTGGTAACGCTCTCTAA
- a CDS encoding DUF29 domain-containing protein produces MTQTQVAVSLYEQDYLLWIEDTVNKLRSRDIEELDFDNLIEEIESLGRSQKHELENRLGELLEHLLKRTYVNMPDCYRGWVESIDKQRVSLKRLLKQAPSLKPYFNEVFDEVYEDTLKIVRRGYPQCEFPDTWPFSRDLEAMLNVDFWED; encoded by the coding sequence ATGACACAGACACAAGTTGCAGTATCTTTATATGAGCAAGATTATTTACTGTGGATTGAAGATACAGTCAATAAGTTACGGAGTAGGGATATTGAGGAGTTAGATTTTGATAATCTGATTGAGGAGATAGAGAGTTTGGGGCGATCGCAAAAACACGAACTTGAAAACCGGCTAGGAGAACTTCTTGAACATCTTCTCAAGCGGACTTATGTAAATATGCCTGATTGTTATCGTGGGTGGGTAGAATCCATTGACAAGCAAAGGGTATCTCTGAAGCGATTACTCAAACAAGCACCGAGTTTAAAGCCCTATTTTAACGAAGTTTTTGATGAAGTTTACGAAGATACTCTCAAAATTGTGCGTCGGGGTTATCCGCAGTGCGAGTTTCCTGATACATGGCCATTTAGTCGTGATCTTGAAGCGATGCTGAATGTTGATTTTTGGGAAGATTAA
- a CDS encoding DUF29 domain-containing protein, producing MTQTQVAVSLYEQDYLLWIEDTVNKLRSRDIEGLDFDNLIEEIESLGRSDKRELENRLEELLEHILKRKYVNMPDCYRGWVESIIKQRNGLRKLLKNSPSLKPYFSQVFDEAYAEALKIVRNGYPQCEFPDKWLFSRDIEAMLNVDFWE from the coding sequence ATGACACAGACACAAGTTGCAGTATCTTTATATGAGCAAGATTATTTACTGTGGATTGAAGATACAGTCAATAAGTTACGGAGTAGGGATATTGAGGGGTTAGATTTTGATAATCTGATTGAGGAGATAGAGAGTTTGGGGCGATCGGACAAACGAGAACTAGAAAATCGGCTAGAAGAGCTTTTGGAGCATATCCTCAAGCGAAAATACGTAAATATGCCTGATTGTTATCGTGGGTGGGTAGAATCAATCATTAAACAAAGGAATGGACTCAGAAAGTTACTCAAAAATTCACCCAGTCTCAAGCCTTATTTTAGCCAAGTGTTTGATGAAGCTTACGCAGAAGCTCTGAAAATTGTCCGCAATGGTTATCCGCAGTGTGAGTTTCCTGATAAATGGCTTTTTAGCCGTGATATTGAGGCGATGCTGAATGTGGATTTTTGGGAATAG
- a CDS encoding BlaI/MecI/CopY family transcriptional regulator — protein MAPLPDYRPKQLSVGPLEAEILSIVWELGSATVKDVHDRILSDPNRELAYTSVTTVLRRLTEKGWLACDKQGKAFYWRPLLTKQQAEMIKAHEQLQRFLAVGNPDVVAAFADSLDETASEQIEAIAKRIQAARQARGEK, from the coding sequence ATGGCTCCATTACCAGATTACCGTCCTAAACAATTATCCGTTGGTCCTTTAGAAGCAGAAATTCTCAGCATTGTCTGGGAACTTGGTTCAGCTACAGTCAAAGATGTACACGATCGCATTCTTTCCGATCCTAACCGCGAACTAGCTTATACATCTGTCACCACTGTTTTACGTCGTCTCACAGAAAAAGGTTGGTTAGCTTGCGATAAACAGGGAAAAGCCTTTTATTGGCGGCCATTGCTCACCAAACAACAAGCAGAGATGATAAAAGCCCACGAACAACTACAGCGATTTTTAGCAGTAGGTAATCCTGATGTAGTTGCCGCCTTTGCTGATAGTTTAGATGAAACAGCTAGTGAACAAATAGAAGCGATCGCCAAACGCATTCAAGCTGCACGTCAAGCCAGGGGAGAAAAATAG
- a CDS encoding NYN domain-containing protein yields the protein MPRSIIPSILLVDGYNIIGAWPCLKKTRDDAGLEAARGELVEAITNYSAFQGYETQIIFDAQYQNAAGSREMITEFLTVHYTDFGQTADTYIEKACAGLRHQIAQCLISRVIVATSDRAQQLMVQGYGAQWLSAHQLCGEVEATVCRMRHRYQPKKQPKSRFLANAIDDQARQKLAQLRMGL from the coding sequence ATGCCCCGTTCTATCATCCCATCCATTTTGTTAGTGGATGGCTACAACATTATAGGCGCTTGGCCTTGCTTGAAAAAAACTCGTGATGATGCTGGACTAGAGGCAGCACGAGGTGAATTAGTGGAAGCTATAACTAATTATAGCGCGTTTCAAGGATATGAAACTCAAATTATCTTTGATGCCCAATATCAAAACGCTGCTGGTAGTCGAGAAATGATTACAGAATTTCTCACAGTGCATTACACAGACTTTGGACAGACCGCAGATACTTACATTGAAAAAGCTTGTGCGGGTTTACGTCACCAAATCGCCCAGTGTTTAATTTCTCGCGTCATTGTTGCCACATCAGACCGAGCGCAGCAGTTGATGGTTCAGGGGTATGGGGCCCAATGGTTATCAGCACATCAATTATGCGGTGAAGTGGAAGCTACGGTTTGTCGGATGCGTCATAGATATCAACCCAAGAAACAACCCAAAAGCAGATTTTTAGCTAATGCTATTGATGATCAGGCTAGACAGAAGTTAGCACAATTAAGAATGGGACTTTAA